Proteins from one Embleya scabrispora genomic window:
- a CDS encoding TldD/PmbA family protein — MPNEIDPTFLAYPLRELAAAALSRAGELGAEHADFRFERVRDASFRLRDGRTDSSVDTTDVGFAVRVVHDGAWGFAAGVDLTPEAAAYVAEQAVAVARVSRSVSEAAGAGETVALAEEPVHADETWISAYRINPFDVPEAERIALLARWSRELLAADGVDHVDATCMVVQENKFYADSAGTTTTQQRVRIHPQLTVIAVDRESGAYETMRTIAPPVGRGWEYVKSVGWDWDEELASLPGLLAERVKAPSVEAGEYDLVIDPSNLWLTIHESIGHATELDRALGYEAAYAGTSFATFDQLNKLRYGSPVMHVTGDRTVQHGLATIGFDDEGVATQSWDLVTGGVLTGYQLDRRMALMQGLGRSNGCAFADSPGHVPVQRMANVSLQPGADDLSTAELIGRVHRGLYIVGDKSWSIDMQRYNFQFTGQRAYLIEDGRIVGQVKDFAYQATTTDFWGSMEAVGGPGTYVLGGAFNCGKAQPGQVAAVSHGCPSALFRGVKVLNTVQEAGR; from the coding sequence GTGCCCAACGAGATCGATCCGACGTTCCTCGCCTATCCCCTTCGGGAGCTGGCCGCCGCGGCCCTGTCCCGAGCCGGGGAACTGGGCGCCGAACACGCGGACTTCCGCTTCGAGCGCGTACGAGACGCGTCCTTCCGGCTGCGCGACGGGCGGACCGACTCGTCCGTGGACACCACCGACGTGGGCTTCGCGGTCCGGGTCGTGCACGACGGGGCGTGGGGCTTCGCGGCGGGTGTGGATCTGACTCCCGAGGCGGCGGCGTACGTCGCCGAGCAGGCCGTCGCGGTCGCGCGCGTGTCCCGCTCGGTGAGCGAGGCGGCCGGCGCGGGCGAGACGGTGGCGCTGGCGGAGGAGCCGGTACACGCCGACGAGACGTGGATCTCGGCGTACCGGATCAACCCGTTCGACGTGCCCGAGGCCGAGCGGATCGCCCTGTTGGCCCGGTGGAGCCGCGAACTGCTGGCCGCCGACGGCGTGGACCACGTGGACGCCACCTGCATGGTGGTCCAGGAGAACAAGTTCTACGCCGACTCGGCCGGCACCACGACCACGCAGCAGCGGGTGCGGATACACCCCCAGCTGACCGTGATCGCGGTGGACCGCGAGTCCGGCGCCTACGAGACGATGCGCACCATCGCGCCGCCGGTCGGTCGGGGCTGGGAGTACGTCAAGAGTGTGGGCTGGGACTGGGACGAGGAGCTGGCGTCGCTGCCGGGCCTGCTCGCCGAGCGGGTCAAGGCGCCGAGCGTCGAGGCCGGCGAGTACGACCTGGTGATCGACCCGAGCAACCTGTGGCTGACCATCCACGAGTCGATCGGGCACGCCACCGAGTTGGACCGCGCGCTCGGCTACGAGGCCGCCTACGCGGGCACCTCGTTCGCCACCTTCGACCAGCTGAACAAGCTCCGGTACGGCTCACCGGTGATGCACGTCACCGGCGACCGCACCGTGCAACACGGCCTGGCCACCATCGGCTTCGACGACGAGGGTGTGGCCACGCAGAGCTGGGACCTGGTCACCGGCGGCGTGCTGACCGGCTATCAGCTGGACCGGCGGATGGCGCTGATGCAGGGGTTGGGCCGCTCCAACGGCTGCGCCTTCGCCGACTCCCCCGGGCACGTCCCGGTGCAGCGCATGGCCAACGTCTCGCTGCAACCGGGCGCGGACGACCTGTCCACCGCCGAGCTGATCGGCCGGGTGCACCGCGGCCTGTACATCGTCGGCGACAAGTCGTGGTCGATCGACATGCAGCGCTACAACTTCCAGTTCACCGGCCAGCGGGCCTACCTGATCGAGGACGGCCGGATCGTCGGGCAGGTCAAGGACTTCGCCTACCAGGCCACCACGACCGACTTCTGGGGCTCGATGGAGGCGGTCGGCGGACCCGGTACCTACGTCCTCGGCGGCGCCTTCAACTGCGGCAAGGCGCAGCCCGGGCAGGTCGCGGCGGTCAGCCACGGGTGTCCGTCGGCGCTGTTCCGCGGCGTGAAGGTCCTCAACACGGTTCAGGAGGCGGGTCGATGA
- the fabG gene encoding 3-oxoacyl-[acyl-carrier-protein] reductase, which translates to MSRSVLVTGGNRGIGLAIARAFAADGDKVAITYRSGEPPEGLLGVRCDITDGEQVEQAFKEVEAAHGPVEVLIANAGITRDTLLLRMSEEDFTSVVDTNLTGTFRVVKRASKGMLRARKGRIVLISSVVGLSGSPGQANYAASKAGLVGFARSIARELGSRNITANVVAPGFVDTAMTEVLGEERKAQILKEIPLARYADVDEVAGVVRFLTSDAASYITGAVIPVDGGLGMGH; encoded by the coding sequence TTGAGCCGGTCCGTACTGGTCACGGGAGGAAACCGGGGCATCGGCCTGGCCATCGCCCGGGCCTTCGCCGCCGACGGCGACAAGGTCGCGATCACGTATCGCTCCGGCGAGCCCCCGGAGGGGCTGCTCGGCGTGCGGTGCGACATCACCGACGGCGAGCAGGTCGAGCAGGCGTTCAAGGAGGTCGAGGCCGCGCACGGCCCGGTCGAGGTGCTGATCGCCAACGCCGGCATCACCCGGGACACGCTCCTGCTCCGGATGAGCGAGGAGGACTTCACCAGCGTCGTCGACACCAACCTCACCGGCACGTTCCGCGTGGTCAAGCGGGCGAGCAAGGGCATGTTGCGGGCCCGCAAGGGACGCATCGTGCTGATCTCGTCGGTGGTCGGGCTGTCCGGTTCGCCGGGGCAGGCCAACTACGCGGCCTCCAAGGCCGGTCTGGTCGGCTTCGCCCGTTCGATCGCCCGCGAACTGGGCTCGCGCAACATCACCGCGAACGTGGTGGCGCCGGGCTTCGTGGACACCGCGATGACCGAGGTGCTGGGCGAGGAGCGCAAGGCGCAGATCCTCAAGGAGATCCCGCTGGCGCGCTACGCCGACGTGGACGAGGTGGCCGGCGTGGTCCGGTTCCTCACCTCCGACGCCGCGTCGTACATCACCGGAGCCGTCATCCCTGTGGACGGCGGACTTGGAATGGGGCACTGA
- the fabI gene encoding enoyl-ACP reductase FabI translates to MGDLLAGKRILVTGVITDASLGFHVAKRAQEEGAEVVLTGFGRLSLVNRIANRLPKPAPVIELDVTNAEHLAALADNVRAHVPALDGVVHSIAFGPKDALGGNFLNTEWPDVATAVEVSAYSLKSLTMACLPLLEANKGRGGSVVGLDFDAQVAWPGYDWMGVAKAALESTSRYLAKYLGEKNIRVNLISSGPVKTMAANSIPGFEKFEGVWNEKAPLGWDLRDSDPAARGVCALLSDWFPKTTGEVIHVDGGLHAIGA, encoded by the coding sequence ATGGGCGACCTGCTTGCGGGCAAGCGCATTCTCGTCACCGGCGTCATCACCGACGCCTCCCTCGGCTTCCACGTCGCCAAGCGGGCCCAGGAGGAGGGCGCCGAGGTCGTACTGACCGGATTCGGCCGCCTCTCGCTGGTCAACCGCATCGCGAACCGGCTGCCGAAGCCGGCCCCGGTGATCGAACTGGACGTGACGAACGCCGAACACCTCGCGGCACTCGCGGACAACGTACGCGCGCACGTGCCGGCCCTGGACGGCGTCGTGCACTCGATCGCGTTCGGCCCGAAGGACGCCCTCGGCGGCAACTTCCTCAACACCGAGTGGCCCGACGTGGCCACCGCGGTGGAGGTCTCGGCGTACTCGCTGAAGTCGCTGACGATGGCCTGTCTGCCGCTCCTGGAGGCGAACAAGGGGCGCGGCGGCTCGGTGGTCGGCCTCGACTTCGACGCGCAGGTGGCGTGGCCGGGCTACGACTGGATGGGTGTGGCCAAGGCCGCGCTCGAGTCGACCTCGCGCTACCTGGCCAAGTACCTGGGCGAGAAGAACATCCGGGTCAACCTGATCTCCTCGGGCCCGGTCAAGACGATGGCCGCGAACAGCATCCCGGGCTTCGAGAAGTTCGAGGGCGTCTGGAACGAGAAGGCCCCGCTGGGCTGGGACCTGCGCGACTCGGACCCGGCCGCGCGGGGCGTGTGCGCGCTGCTGTCCGACTGGTTCCCGAAGACCACGGGCGAGGTCATCCACGTCGACGGCGGCCTGCACGCGATCGGCGCGTAG
- a CDS encoding MMPL family transporter, with translation MASRRNLAASIGGWSAQHRKTAVFGWLLFVVLAVVIGGMSGTDKITDAERGVGESGRAARIIDDAGISEPAGEMILVRSDKLVAQDAKFRAAVEDVINRVNATQIKDKGPATQHMRSPYAGQGGISSDKHSALIQFDMAGDSEKAVDNIQPVLDAVAAARGAHPDVAIEQFGDASGDKWFKDTIAKDFTRAEWTAVPLALGILLVAFGAVVAALLPVALALTAFIAAGGLLALSSHLMPVGDNAQSVMLLIGLAVGVDYCMFYLRREREERAKGRDPETALRIAAATSGRSVLISGITVIVAMAGMLLSGLSEFESMASATILVVLTAVLGSLTVLPALLSMLGDKVDFGKIPGLAKMRRPTGGSKVWGKILGVVLTRPRATAVLAGGLLIALTIPVVGMKTAQLPLDKELPTDLSIVQTYQHIEKAFPGGPAPAQVVVKTKNPDDPKLAAAWDDFRRAAVASGKMHEPIEVERQGTTNIFKISVPLAGGGLDKTSNDALATLRDKVVPETLNKVDNVQDAPVTGNTAGNKDFNDKLGAARLPIFAFVLGFAFLLMLVSFRSIAIAATAIVLNLLSVGAAYGVMTLVFQHGYGDFLIGTDAPGAVVSWIPMFLFVILFGLSMDYHVFVVSRIREAYDKGMNTKEAVSHGIRTTAGVVTSAATIMVAVFAVFGTLSMQSMKQFGVGLAVAVLLDATIIRGLLLPAVMSLLGDHNWYLPRWLNWLPQMDHGDEAVDVPAPAGEPVPAYASANGYPAPGYEPVYPGTGYDESVSSSRRIPRPPAG, from the coding sequence ATGGCATCCAGGCGCAATTTGGCCGCCTCGATCGGTGGCTGGAGTGCACAGCATCGGAAAACGGCGGTATTCGGGTGGCTGCTGTTCGTGGTCCTCGCCGTGGTGATCGGCGGTATGAGCGGGACGGACAAGATCACCGACGCCGAGCGCGGGGTGGGGGAGTCGGGCCGCGCGGCACGCATCATCGACGACGCGGGCATCAGTGAGCCCGCCGGCGAGATGATCCTGGTGCGCAGCGACAAACTCGTCGCTCAGGACGCGAAGTTCCGCGCGGCGGTGGAGGACGTGATCAACCGCGTCAACGCCACGCAGATCAAGGACAAGGGCCCCGCCACCCAGCACATGCGCTCTCCGTACGCCGGACAGGGCGGCATCTCGTCCGACAAGCACTCGGCGCTGATCCAGTTCGACATGGCCGGGGACAGCGAGAAGGCCGTCGACAACATCCAGCCGGTCCTGGACGCGGTGGCCGCGGCCCGCGGCGCGCACCCGGACGTGGCCATCGAGCAGTTCGGTGACGCCAGCGGCGACAAGTGGTTCAAGGACACCATCGCCAAGGACTTCACCCGCGCCGAATGGACCGCCGTCCCGCTCGCGCTCGGCATCCTGCTCGTCGCGTTCGGCGCCGTGGTCGCCGCCCTGCTGCCGGTGGCCCTCGCGCTCACCGCGTTCATCGCCGCGGGCGGCCTGCTCGCGCTGAGCAGCCACCTGATGCCGGTGGGCGACAACGCGCAGTCGGTGATGTTGCTGATCGGCCTGGCCGTCGGCGTCGACTACTGCATGTTCTACCTGCGCCGGGAGCGGGAGGAGCGGGCCAAGGGCCGCGACCCCGAGACCGCGCTGCGGATCGCCGCCGCCACCTCCGGCCGGTCGGTGCTCATCTCCGGCATCACCGTGATCGTCGCGATGGCCGGCATGTTGCTCTCCGGTCTGAGCGAGTTCGAGTCGATGGCCTCCGCGACCATCCTGGTCGTGCTCACCGCGGTGCTCGGTTCGCTCACCGTGCTGCCCGCGCTGCTGTCGATGCTCGGCGACAAGGTGGACTTCGGCAAGATCCCCGGGCTGGCCAAGATGCGTCGTCCCACCGGCGGCAGCAAGGTCTGGGGCAAGATCCTGGGCGTGGTCCTCACCCGTCCCCGGGCCACCGCGGTGCTTGCCGGCGGTCTGTTGATCGCGCTGACCATCCCGGTGGTGGGCATGAAGACCGCCCAGCTGCCGCTCGACAAGGAACTGCCCACCGACCTGTCCATCGTGCAGACCTACCAGCACATCGAGAAGGCCTTCCCCGGCGGGCCGGCGCCCGCCCAGGTCGTGGTCAAGACCAAGAACCCGGACGACCCGAAGCTGGCCGCGGCCTGGGACGACTTCCGCCGCGCCGCGGTGGCCTCCGGCAAGATGCACGAGCCGATCGAGGTCGAGCGCCAGGGCACCACGAACATCTTCAAGATCTCCGTACCGCTCGCCGGCGGCGGCCTCGACAAGACCAGCAACGACGCCCTGGCCACGCTGCGGGACAAGGTCGTGCCGGAGACCCTGAACAAGGTCGACAACGTCCAGGACGCCCCGGTCACCGGCAACACCGCGGGCAACAAGGACTTCAACGACAAGCTCGGCGCGGCCCGGCTGCCGATCTTCGCCTTCGTGCTCGGCTTCGCGTTCCTGCTCATGCTGGTGTCGTTCCGCTCGATCGCCATCGCGGCCACCGCGATCGTGCTCAACCTGCTGTCGGTGGGCGCGGCGTACGGTGTGATGACGCTGGTCTTCCAGCACGGCTACGGCGACTTCCTGATCGGCACCGACGCACCGGGGGCGGTCGTCTCCTGGATCCCGATGTTCCTGTTCGTGATCCTGTTCGGCCTGTCGATGGACTACCACGTGTTCGTGGTCTCCCGGATCCGTGAGGCCTACGACAAGGGCATGAACACCAAGGAAGCCGTGTCGCACGGGATTCGCACCACCGCCGGTGTGGTGACCAGCGCGGCGACGATCATGGTCGCGGTGTTCGCGGTCTTCGGCACCCTGTCGATGCAGTCGATGAAGCAGTTCGGTGTCGGCCTCGCGGTCGCGGTCCTGCTCGACGCCACGATCATCCGCGGTCTGCTGCTGCCGGCCGTGATGAGCCTGCTCGGCGACCACAACTGGTACCTGCCGCGCTGGCTGAACTGGCTGCCGCAGATGGACCACGGCGACGAGGCGGTCGACGTGCCGGCCCCGGCCGGCGAGCCGGTTCCGGCCTACGCCTCGGCGAACGGCTACCCGGCGCCCGGCTACGAGCCGGTGTACCCGGGGACCGGATACGACGAGAGCGTGTCCTCCTCGCGGCGGATCCCCCGCCCGCCGGCCGGCTGA
- a CDS encoding SixA phosphatase family protein, producing MASHRQRNLVVMRHAKAEWPDGPDHERPLAERGRKDAAETGHRLLAGGITPDLVVCSPAVRTRETWRLVGKVYDHKPHTVYDERVYEASAQALLYLVQETPDEVDTLLLIGHNPGVATLVNALAGSGEDDTLVRLREKYPTSAVAVLSLHTPWSDLQERSAHLTRFTTPAG from the coding sequence ATGGCATCCCACCGACAGCGCAATCTTGTGGTGATGAGGCACGCGAAGGCCGAGTGGCCCGACGGGCCGGACCACGAGCGACCCCTCGCCGAACGCGGCCGCAAGGACGCCGCCGAGACCGGGCACCGGCTGCTCGCCGGCGGCATCACCCCGGACCTGGTGGTGTGCTCCCCGGCGGTGCGCACCCGCGAGACCTGGCGGCTGGTCGGCAAGGTCTACGACCACAAGCCGCACACCGTCTACGACGAGCGGGTCTACGAGGCGAGCGCGCAGGCGCTCCTGTACCTCGTGCAGGAGACCCCCGACGAGGTCGACACGCTGCTGCTGATCGGGCACAACCCTGGAGTGGCCACGCTGGTCAACGCGTTGGCCGGCAGCGGTGAGGACGACACGCTCGTGCGGCTGCGGGAGAAGTACCCGACCTCGGCGGTGGCCGTACTCAGCCTGCACACCCCGTGGTCCGACCTCCAGGAACGCTCGGCCCACCTGACCAGATTC